Proteins encoded in a region of the Coprothermobacter sp. genome:
- a CDS encoding 1-deoxy-D-xylulose-5-phosphate reductoisomerase (catalyzes the NADP-dependent rearrangement and reduction of 1-deoxy-D-xylulose-5-phosphate (DXP) to 2-C-methyl-D-erythritol 4-phosphate) gives MTGSKGLVLFGSTGSIGTQMLDVVRVLPERYHIVGLTAHSNDELLAEQAVAFQPRFVAMSDDAARERLTIRLERHDLRIPVVSDEDLPSMLGRVAFDMPVVAAASTDLAQVVYDLLRSGLPMAIASKELLITLGDLLEPFRAQLRPIDSELSAVWQCLAGEDPETVERVVLTASGGPFRTTTAAELDGVTAAQALEHPSWRMGPKVTIDSATLFNKALELAETHVLFGVDRGRITAVQHPQSVVHGLVEFRDGTTRAVAYRPDMRVAIAYALSVPDRPLHEQVTRLHLEELGQLTFEPIDTKFEAFAIGREAEMRSPRSMLALLGADEVAVSRFLVAQGTFGDIVAALRYVLSETGDEVLGPTVRAHIEAVAYGRQLAEQWYAKRYGMQPGNQKGV, from the coding sequence ATGACAGGCAGCAAGGGTCTTGTACTTTTTGGTTCGACCGGTTCCATTGGAACTCAGATGCTGGATGTGGTACGGGTTCTGCCCGAGCGATACCACATCGTCGGTCTCACAGCGCACAGCAACGACGAGCTGCTCGCTGAACAGGCCGTGGCCTTTCAGCCGCGCTTCGTCGCAATGTCGGACGATGCCGCTCGTGAACGGCTGACGATCAGGCTGGAGCGTCATGACCTGCGCATCCCGGTGGTCAGCGATGAGGACCTGCCCTCGATGCTCGGCAGGGTCGCTTTCGACATGCCTGTCGTCGCAGCAGCCTCGACTGACCTGGCGCAGGTCGTCTACGACCTGCTGCGATCGGGATTGCCCATGGCCATCGCCAGCAAGGAACTGCTTATCACGCTGGGAGACCTGCTGGAGCCATTCAGGGCACAGCTGCGTCCTATCGACAGTGAGTTGTCGGCGGTCTGGCAGTGCCTTGCGGGCGAGGACCCCGAGACTGTCGAGCGTGTTGTGCTGACTGCATCGGGTGGTCCGTTTCGAACGACAACGGCGGCAGAGCTGGATGGCGTGACAGCAGCACAGGCGCTGGAGCATCCCTCATGGCGGATGGGCCCCAAGGTGACCATCGATTCGGCGACGCTGTTCAACAAAGCACTCGAGCTGGCTGAAACACACGTGCTGTTCGGTGTCGACCGCGGGCGGATCACTGCAGTGCAACACCCTCAATCCGTCGTCCACGGGCTGGTCGAGTTCCGGGATGGCACCACACGTGCCGTTGCGTACCGTCCTGACATGCGTGTCGCGATTGCGTATGCATTGTCGGTTCCCGATCGCCCCCTGCACGAACAGGTGACGCGGTTGCATCTGGAAGAACTGGGACAACTCACATTCGAGCCCATCGACACAAAGTTTGAAGCCTTTGCCATCGGCCGTGAGGCTGAGATGCGCTCGCCACGGTCCATGCTCGCACTTCTTGGTGCGGACGAGGTTGCGGTTTCACGCTTCCTCGTTGCACAGGGTACATTTGGGGATATAGTGGCAGCCCTGCGATACGTGCTCAGCGAGACTGGGGACGAGGTCCTGGGTCCGACTGTTCGAGCGCACATCGAAGCCGTTGCCTACGGGCGTCAACTGGCTGAGCAGTGGTATGCGAAGAGATACGGCATGCAGCCGGGCAACCAGAAAGGAGTCTGA